A single Paenibacillus sp. FSL R5-0517 DNA region contains:
- a CDS encoding SRPBCC family protein translates to MIEVTTEITILASIERCFDYARDIDLHTQTVWKHTRERAVAGVTTGKIGAGDTVTFQATHLGVRQKLKSRIVQFEQPFLFVDQMEKGAFKSMRHEHHFSAIGEQMTCMRDTLRFEAPLGLLGGATERLVLKRYMLAFLESRNRKLKVILEQYPELKE, encoded by the coding sequence ATGATTGAAGTGACAACAGAGATTACGATACTTGCCTCGATTGAACGGTGCTTTGACTATGCCCGGGATATTGACCTACATACACAGACTGTCTGGAAACATACGAGAGAACGAGCGGTCGCTGGAGTAACCACAGGAAAAATTGGAGCCGGGGATACCGTTACCTTTCAGGCTACCCACCTGGGTGTCAGACAGAAGTTGAAGTCCCGAATTGTGCAGTTTGAACAACCGTTTTTATTTGTGGATCAGATGGAGAAGGGGGCTTTCAAGAGCATGCGACATGAACATCATTTCAGCGCAATTGGAGAACAGATGACATGCATGAGAGACACGCTGCGGTTTGAAGCACCACTTGGATTGCTAGGGGGGGCAACGGAGCGACTTGTGCTGAAGAGATATATGCTGGCATTTCTGGAGAGTCGTAACCGTAAACTCAAAGTGATCCTTGAGCAGTATCCGGAATTGAAGGAATAA